One segment of Pirellulales bacterium DNA contains the following:
- a CDS encoding SIMPL domain-containing protein (The SIMPL domain is named for its presence in mouse protein SIMPL (signalling molecule that associates with mouse pelle-like kinase). Bacterial member BP26, from Brucella, was shown to assemble into a channel-like structure, while YggE from E. coli has been associated with resistance to oxidative stress.), with protein MKIPRVRSLPVLAAMPFPSIRTATMGAASLAVAAFAIAAFASAALADEGIVVRGDGSATARPTQIEISATLNGDAPLAADALVKFRDAKKRAFAAIAGLKNPDLSIEPGGVSVGGGGSDANTQMMIMRGMTPPNNSQSVRLSETSRIVLAHADKLDPDELLEKVLKILDVAKDAGFQMGTPSATNILEMQMMGREGGGNSATVSFKLPDSVAVRERAYKAAIDDAKAKAQQLARLSGAKLGRIVSVRDDPSSKTESNTSLVNLIYGIGNTSKESPPTDKSITGSNTGDLTLRVSLEVQFEIVK; from the coding sequence ATGAAAATTCCACGCGTGCGGTCGCTTCCCGTCCTTGCGGCCATGCCGTTCCCTTCGATTCGCACCGCAACCATGGGTGCGGCGTCGCTCGCCGTCGCGGCCTTTGCAATCGCAGCATTCGCGAGCGCGGCGCTCGCCGACGAGGGAATCGTCGTTCGCGGCGACGGTTCGGCCACGGCCCGGCCGACGCAAATTGAAATCTCGGCCACGCTCAACGGCGACGCCCCGCTTGCCGCCGACGCGCTCGTGAAATTCCGCGACGCCAAAAAACGGGCCTTCGCCGCCATCGCAGGCCTGAAGAATCCCGACCTGTCGATCGAGCCGGGGGGCGTTTCCGTGGGAGGCGGCGGAAGCGATGCCAACACGCAAATGATGATCATGCGCGGCATGACCCCGCCCAACAACTCGCAAAGCGTCCGCCTTTCCGAAACCAGCCGCATCGTGCTTGCCCACGCCGATAAGCTCGATCCCGACGAGCTGCTGGAAAAAGTGTTGAAGATTCTCGATGTGGCCAAAGATGCCGGCTTCCAAATGGGAACCCCGTCGGCCACCAATATCCTCGAAATGCAAATGATGGGGCGCGAGGGCGGCGGCAACAGCGCGACCGTTTCCTTCAAGCTCCCCGACAGTGTCGCGGTCCGCGAACGAGCCTACAAGGCCGCGATCGACGATGCCAAGGCCAAGGCCCAGCAATTGGCCCGGCTTTCCGGAGCGAAGCTGGGGCGGATCGTCTCCGTGCGCGACGACCCCTCGAGCAAAACCGAATCCAACACCTCGCTCGTGAACTTAATCTACGGAATAGGCAACACAAGCAAGGAATCACCGCCAACGGACAAATCGATCACCGGCTCGAATACCGGCGATCTGACGCTCCGCGTGAGCCTGGAAGTGCAATTCGAGATCGTGAAGTAG